One Thermoanaerobaculum aquaticum genomic window, GCTCCACGCAGTCCTGCCTGGCCACCCCCAGCCGCCGCAAGCCCTCTTCGGTGGCCAGAATTATCGCCGCGTAGCCGTCGGAAATTTGCGAGCAATCGTAGGTTTTTAAGGGAAGCCCCTCGACGACGTAGCGGTTCACGCCCTCAATTTTCATGATGTCCGCAAGGGTGGGCTTGATGCCACGCATTTGCGCGTAAGGGTTGTGCTGGGCGTTTTGGTACTCCACCACCGCCACGTGGGCCAGGTCCTCCTCGGTGACCCCGTAGGTTTTCATGTAGAGGTCCATGACTTCGGCAAAGAGGTGGGGAAAGACGTAGGTTTTGCCGATCCTTTCCTCAGGGTGGGAGAAAAAGCCCAGGGCCCGGCCAATGGCTTTGCCGTCCATTTTGCCCTGGTCGTCCCGCATTTTTTCAAAACCCACGGCAATGCCCACATCACCAAGGCCCAAAAGCAGCTTGTAGGCCACCGAGAGGATGGCCTGCCCGCCGGTGGCACAGGCGTTTTCCACGGTTTCAATGGGCTTGCCGGCAAGGCCCGGGACCTCAGCCATAAGGCCGGAAAGCAAGCCCTGCTCGTTGAGGGCAATGTTGCACACGGCGCCAATGGAGCCCACATCGCACACCGCCGGCTCTACACCAATGCTTTGGCACACTTCCGTAACGGCGCGGGAAACGATTTCCGGAATGCCCAGGGCGCCCAGCTTGCCAAAGGGGGACTGGTGGTAGGCGGCAATGTAAATCTTCTTGCTCATCCCGGCCTCCTTTGCCACTCTGCGACCAGCTCCCGCCGCACCACTTTGCCGTACGCGGTGCGGGGGAGGCTCGCCACAAAGCAAAACGCCTTGGGAACCTTAAAGGCTGCAATTCTTTCTTTCAAGAACGCCACCAGGGCTTCGGCGGCCAGCTCGGCGCCGGGTTTGGGAACCACAAAGGCCACGCCTTTTTCTCCCCAGACCTCATCGGGGACACCCACCACCGCCGCATCGGCCACCTGCGGGTGCTCCAGCAGCACCGCTTCGATTTCGGCAGGAAAGATATTCACCCCGCCGGAGATGAACATTTCCTTCTTGCGACCGACGATATAAAAGAAGCCGTCCTCGTCGTAATAGGCCAAATCGCCGGTGTGGAAGAAGCCCTGGTGATCCAGGACTTGCGCGGTAGCCTCGGGGTTTTTGTAGTAGCCGGCGCACACGTGAGGGCCAGCCAGGCAAAGCTCCCCCACCTCCCCGGCGGGCAGCTCGCGTCCTTCTTCGCCCACGATTTTGGCGTGAGTGAAGGGTAAGGGCTTGCCGATGGAGCCGGCCTTCCGCCAGGCGTCCTGGTTGGTCATGGCAAAGCAGTTCACCCCCACCTCGGTCAGCCCGTAGCCCTGGCGGAGAACCACCCCCCGCTGGCGGTAGCGCTCGATGAGGGACACCGGCAGCGGGGCCCCGCCGGAAATGAACCAGCGCACGTGCTCCAGGGAAACCGAGGCAAAAGACGGGTGGTCCGCCAGCATCCGCCAAATGGTGGGCACACCCAAAGCCACGGTGCAGCGCTCCGCCTCCATGACGCGCCAGACCTCTTCGGGATCGAAGGCGCGATGGAGCACGATGGTGCCGCCAATGCTGATGATGGGGGTAAGAAAGGCTGAAAGCCCGCCGGCGTGGTAAAGGGGCGTGTAGATGGGCGAGACATCGTCTTCCCGCAGCTGCCAGCCCACCACCGTGGCCCACGCGTCAAAGGCCACCATGCGGTGGGGGATCATCACGCCCTTGGGCTCGCCGGTGGTGCCCGAGGTGTAGAGGATGGCCAAGAGGTCCTCAGGACGGGCCGGCGGAAACGCCACGTCCCCAGGGGCCTGGGAAACCAGCCGAGAAAGCAACTTGTGGCCTGCAGGTGCCGGTTCGTCCAGGCAAACAAGGCGGACAGGCCCGGTTTGCTCTGCTGCCGCCTGGGCTTTTTCCGCGGTTTCCGCTTCGTACACCAAAACCGAAGGTTCCGCGTGCTGCAAGAGCTTTACCAGCTCGGGCACCGCCAGGCGGGGGTTGAGCGGCACAAAGACAAACCCTGCCTTGGCAGCGGCAAAGTAAAGGTCCAAAAGCTCCACGCGGTTGTTTAAAATCACCGCTACCCGGTCGCCTGGCCCTACGTGAAGGTGCACCGTAAACGCGGCGGCGGTGAACCGGGCCCTTTCGTTGAGTTCGCGGTAGGTGTAACGACGGCCGGTCTGCAGGTCTACCAGCGCCTGCTTTTCCGGGGTCAGGCGGCTGCGCTCCCCCAAGAGGTCGGCGCAAAGCATGCCTTTAGCTCCCTGCTGACAAAAGCTGCAGAAGCTTTTGGGAAAAAGCCGCGGGACACTGGCGTTGGGGGATGTGGCCGCATCCGGCAAGCCAGTCCGCTTGGGCGTGGGGGAAGGCATCCAAAAGCTTTTGGGCGTAGGTGCGGTCAAACAGGCGGTCCTCTTCGCCCCAAAGCAAAAACACCGGCACCGTCACTTTCCCGAGCTCTTCCTTTTGCCAGACGTAGTTTTCCCAGGAGTTGAGGGCCTGCAAGAGCCGGGCAATGGGGCCGGCTTGGCCGGCCCGCACCACGTCATCCAAGATGAACCCAGGGATGGCCGCCCCGGAAGGCCCCATGAGCACCTTCATGACCTCCCAGGCTTCTTCCCGGGTTTTGGGCGCCAGCGTGGGTCCCAAGTAGTGCCCCTGGATGGGCCCGCCGTTGACCAAAACCACCTTTGCCACGCGCTTTTCCTCCCGCGCCAAAAGGCACGCCAGCCACGCCCCCAGCGAGTTGCCCACCACCGTCACCGGTTCTTCAGGGCACAGCTGCTGCAGCGCCTGCCGGGTGCCCTGAAACACCACGTCCATGGGCAAGGGGCCGGTCCTGGGCTGCGAGCCGCCGTGCCCCGGCAGGTCCAAAGCGATGAGCC contains:
- a CDS encoding thiolase family protein; the encoded protein is MSKKIYIAAYHQSPFGKLGALGIPEIVSRAVTEVCQSIGVEPAVCDVGSIGAVCNIALNEQGLLSGLMAEVPGLAGKPIETVENACATGGQAILSVAYKLLLGLGDVGIAVGFEKMRDDQGKMDGKAIGRALGFFSHPEERIGKTYVFPHLFAEVMDLYMKTYGVTEEDLAHVAVVEYQNAQHNPYAQMRGIKPTLADIMKIEGVNRYVVEGLPLKTYDCSQISDGYAAIILATEEGLRRLGVARQDCVELSGYAQATDPLRKGVRDVLKPAGAYKAMNTAYAMAGVKPEDVDVAEVHDCFTVMGAIGVEVLGRAKPGEGAGYWKEGKASVGGECPVNTSGGLIAKGHPIGATGIAMVGWCAWQLLGKVPPELQVKNAEIAATFNIGGPICASVCTVLKKVT
- a CDS encoding class I adenylate-forming enzyme family protein, with product MLCADLLGERSRLTPEKQALVDLQTGRRYTYRELNERARFTAAAFTVHLHVGPGDRVAVILNNRVELLDLYFAAAKAGFVFVPLNPRLAVPELVKLLQHAEPSVLVYEAETAEKAQAAAEQTGPVRLVCLDEPAPAGHKLLSRLVSQAPGDVAFPPARPEDLLAILYTSGTTGEPKGVMIPHRMVAFDAWATVVGWQLREDDVSPIYTPLYHAGGLSAFLTPIISIGGTIVLHRAFDPEEVWRVMEAERCTVALGVPTIWRMLADHPSFASVSLEHVRWFISGGAPLPVSLIERYRQRGVVLRQGYGLTEVGVNCFAMTNQDAWRKAGSIGKPLPFTHAKIVGEEGRELPAGEVGELCLAGPHVCAGYYKNPEATAQVLDHQGFFHTGDLAYYDEDGFFYIVGRKKEMFISGGVNIFPAEIEAVLLEHPQVADAAVVGVPDEVWGEKGVAFVVPKPGAELAAEALVAFLKERIAAFKVPKAFCFVASLPRTAYGKVVRRELVAEWQRRPG
- a CDS encoding alpha/beta fold hydrolase, with the translated sequence MATHLKILLLLVFLVLVGLGAGAYLLFRHPLAVNAARERLSLRLSGLKPVDVATSVGTVRAFVGGSGPTVVFLHGAGDQAGTWSRVVPGLASRFRLIALDLPGHGGSQPRTGPLPMDVVFQGTRQALQQLCPEEPVTVVGNSLGAWLACLLAREEKRVAKVVLVNGGPIQGHYLGPTLAPKTREEAWEVMKVLMGPSGAAIPGFILDDVVRAGQAGPIARLLQALNSWENYVWQKEELGKVTVPVFLLWGEEDRLFDRTYAQKLLDAFPHAQADWLAGCGHIPQRQCPAAFSQKLLQLLSAGS